The following proteins come from a genomic window of Cronobacter muytjensii ATCC 51329:
- the rfaD gene encoding ADP-glyceromanno-heptose 6-epimerase: MIIVTGGAGFIGSNIVKALNDIGYTDILVVDNLKDGTKFVNLVDLNIADYMDKEDFQVQIMSGEEFGDVEAVFHEGACSSTTEWDGKYMMDNNYQYSKELLHYCLEREIPFLYASSAATYGGRTSDFIESREYEKPLNVYGYSKFLFDEYVRQILPEANSQITGFRYFNVYGPREGHKGSMASVAFHLNTQLNNGESPKLFEGSDNFKRDFIYVGDVAAVNLWFWQNGVSGIYNCGTGRAESFQAVADAALAFHKKGSIEYIPFPEKLKGRYQAFTQADLTNLRAAGYDKPFKTVAEGVTEYMAWLNRDA; the protein is encoded by the coding sequence ATGATTATCGTTACCGGCGGCGCTGGTTTTATCGGCAGCAACATTGTTAAGGCTCTGAACGACATCGGCTATACCGATATTCTGGTGGTGGATAACCTTAAAGACGGCACCAAGTTTGTTAACCTGGTGGATCTGAACATCGCCGACTACATGGATAAAGAAGATTTCCAGGTGCAGATCATGTCCGGGGAAGAGTTCGGCGACGTCGAAGCCGTATTCCACGAAGGCGCATGCTCGTCCACTACCGAGTGGGATGGCAAGTACATGATGGATAACAACTATCAGTACTCCAAAGAGCTGCTGCACTACTGCCTGGAGCGCGAAATCCCGTTCCTGTACGCCTCTTCCGCCGCCACCTACGGCGGGCGCACCTCTGATTTCATCGAATCCCGTGAATATGAAAAGCCGCTGAACGTTTACGGCTACTCTAAATTCCTGTTCGACGAGTATGTCCGCCAGATCCTGCCGGAAGCGAACTCCCAGATTACCGGCTTTCGCTACTTCAACGTCTACGGGCCGCGCGAAGGCCACAAAGGCAGCATGGCGAGCGTCGCGTTCCATCTCAACACCCAGCTGAACAACGGCGAGAGCCCGAAACTGTTTGAAGGCAGCGATAATTTCAAGCGCGACTTCATCTATGTGGGCGACGTGGCGGCAGTAAACCTGTGGTTCTGGCAGAACGGCGTCTCCGGCATTTATAACTGCGGCACTGGCCGTGCGGAGTCGTTCCAGGCCGTGGCAGATGCCGCGCTGGCCTTCCATAAAAAAGGCAGCATTGAGTACATCCCGTTCCCGGAAAAACTCAAAGGCCGTTATCAGGCGTTTACGCAGGCGGATCTTACCAACCTGCGCGCGGCGGGTTATGACAAGCCGTTTAAAACCGTTGCTGAAGGTGTGACGGAATACATGGCCTGGCTGAACCGCGACGCATAA